Proteins co-encoded in one Prunus persica cultivar Lovell chromosome G6, Prunus_persica_NCBIv2, whole genome shotgun sequence genomic window:
- the LOC18773692 gene encoding uncharacterized protein LOC18773692 isoform X3, with translation MAVDAKSVPLEDQEEQERQVQRHDAPAHNPSAPPDEFFDISTTVDPSYVISLIRKLLPANASNNHNSHGDVFYAHVQELETDHTDKTAPTLSGDRLLHVSNDGSESMEIADDFHKSAPEERQNNGSYDGAEQCGHSVPVGEEAWEEYGCILWDLAASKTHAELMVQNLILEVLLANLVVSQSLRAMEITLGIIGNLACHEVPMKHIVSTIGLIGTVVDQLFSEDAQCLCEACRLLTVGLQSSECISWAKELQSEHILSRILWIAENSLNPQLIEKSVEVLLATIESSEEVVLILLPPLMKLGLASLLINLLDFEMSQLLSERVPERYPVLDVILRSIEALSVIDGHSQEICSNKDLFRLVCDLVKLPDKVEVANSCITAGVLIANILSDEPHLASEISQDLPFLQGLLDIFPFSSEDLEARSALWNIIARLLVRVQENEMSRSALQQYVSVLVSKSDAIEDDLLDFQLDELNSKARTTSLRRIISLLNQWTASKDDDKENEMMGNRYEDDINIDRLLDCCCKHSEPNKSVLI, from the exons ATGGCGGTGGACGCAAAATCAGTACCTCTAGAAGaccaagaagaacaagaacgACAAGTGCAGCGCCATGATGCACCTGCACATAACCCTTCTGCTCCGCCCGATGAG TTCTTTGACATCTCAACAACAGTAGATCCTAGTTATGTGATCTCTCTGATACGGAAGCTTCTACCGGCTAATGCAAGTAATAATCACAACTCGCATGGTGATGTTTTTTATGCCCATGTGCAAGAATTAGAGACTGATCATACAGATAAGACTGCTCCCACTCTGTCTGGAGATAGACTTCTGCACGTATCAAATGATGGATCTGAGAGCATGGAAATTGCTGATGATTTTCATAAAAGTGCTCCTGAGGAAAGACAAAACAATGGTTCATATGATGGAGCTGAACAGTGTGGCCATAGTGTCCCAGTGGGAGAAGAGGCTTGGGAAGAATATGGTTGCATTTTATGGGATCTTGCTGCAAGTAAAACTCATGCAGAACTCATG GTGCAAAACCTTATACTTGAAGTGCTTTTAGCGAACCTTGTGGTTTCACAATCTTTGCGTGCTATG GAAATCACCCTTGGAATTATTGGAAACCTTGCCTGTCACGAAGTTCCCATGAAACATATAGTCTCTACAATTGGATTAATTGGAACAGTTGTGGATCAGTTATTTTCAGAGGATGCTCAGTGCTTATGTGAAGCCTGTAG GCTGTTAACTGTGGGTCTTCAAAGTAGTGAATGTATATCTTGGGCCAAAGAATTGCAGTCTGAACATATTCTGAGCCGCATTTTATGGATTGCGGAAAATAGCTTAAATCCACAGCTTATAGAAAAG AGTGTTGAAGTCTTGTTAGCCACCATTGAAAGTTCAGAGGAAGTTGTGCTTATTCTCCTTCCACCTTTAATGAAGCTGGGCTTAGCAAGTCTATTAATAAATCTCTTGGATTTTGAAATGAGCCAATTATTGAGTGAAAGAGTGCCTGAAAG GTACCCGGTTCTTGATGTAATCCTCCGTTCCATTGAAGCTCTTTCTGTTATTGATGGTCATTCCCAAGAGATTTGTTCAAACAAGGATCTTTTTCGGCTAGTTTGTGACCTGGTCAAACTCCCTGATAAAGTTGAG GTTGCAAATTCTTGTATCACGGCTGGAGTTCTAATTGCAAACATTCTTTCAGATGAACCACATCTAGCTTCAGAGATATCACAGG ATTTGCCTTTCTTACAGGGTCTGCTTGACATATTCCCCTTTTCTTCGGAGGATTTGGAAGCAAGGAGTGCACTTTGGAACATCATTGCAAGGTTACTGGTTAGAGTTCAGGAAAATGAAATGAGCCGATCAGCTCTCCAGCAATATGTTTCGGTTCTAGTTAGCAAATCTGATGCGATTGAAGATGATCTTCTGGACTTCCAATTAGATGAATTAAACTCAAAAGCTAGAACTACTTCT